A stretch of Myxococcus hansupus DNA encodes these proteins:
- a CDS encoding pyridoxal phosphate-dependent aminotransferase: MIPQRASYRDIPLYAPPKRPCRVDLSDNTNLFGVPPSVERAFHAAVSRVPRYPQGYAPDLRRALAASIGARPEEFTTGCGSDDVIDSALRAFLEPGDTLAFQDPTFVMVPLFAKVNGLRPVPVPLTATFDADADALLATGAKVIYLCSPNNPTGTALSRDAVERVAREAPGLVIIDEAYVDFAPGTDALDLARALPNVLVTRTFSKAFGLAGLRVGWGVGSPALVAEVEKARGPYKVTSVAEAVACEVLTKDADWVRARAEEAVSCRERLRGELTALGLSALPSAANFLMVPLPGALAVAERMRARDVNVRAFQALTGVGDALRIGVGPWPLMETALAALRESLR; encoded by the coding sequence ATGATTCCCCAGCGGGCCTCGTATCGGGACATCCCGTTGTACGCGCCGCCGAAGCGGCCGTGCCGGGTGGACCTGAGCGACAACACCAACCTCTTCGGGGTGCCGCCCTCCGTGGAACGGGCATTCCACGCCGCGGTGTCCCGCGTGCCGCGTTATCCCCAGGGGTACGCTCCGGACCTGCGTCGGGCACTCGCCGCGTCCATTGGCGCGCGGCCCGAGGAATTCACGACGGGCTGCGGCTCGGATGACGTCATCGACTCCGCGCTTCGGGCCTTTCTGGAGCCCGGTGACACGCTGGCGTTTCAGGACCCGACCTTCGTCATGGTGCCGTTGTTCGCGAAGGTGAACGGACTGCGCCCCGTCCCCGTTCCCCTGACGGCCACCTTCGACGCGGACGCGGACGCGTTGCTCGCGACAGGGGCCAAGGTCATCTACCTGTGCTCACCGAACAATCCCACGGGCACCGCGTTGTCGCGAGATGCCGTGGAGCGCGTGGCCCGAGAAGCACCTGGCCTCGTCATCATTGACGAGGCGTATGTGGACTTCGCGCCGGGAACGGACGCCCTCGACCTCGCCCGCGCGCTGCCCAATGTGCTGGTGACGCGCACCTTCTCCAAGGCCTTCGGGCTGGCGGGGCTCCGGGTGGGATGGGGCGTCGGGTCGCCCGCGCTCGTGGCGGAGGTCGAGAAGGCGCGCGGGCCCTACAAGGTCACCAGCGTGGCGGAGGCCGTCGCCTGCGAAGTGCTCACGAAGGATGCCGACTGGGTGCGGGCTCGCGCGGAGGAGGCGGTCTCCTGCCGGGAGCGTCTGCGTGGCGAGCTCACAGCGCTGGGCCTCTCCGCGCTGCCGTCGGCCGCCAACTTCCTGATGGTCCCCCTGCCGGGCGCGTTGGCGGTCGCGGAGCGGATGCGTGCGCGGGACGTGAATGTGCGGGCCTTTCAGGCGCTGACCGGCGTGGGGGATGCGCTGCGAATCGGCGTGGGGCCCTGGCCCTTGATGGAGACGGCGCTGGCGGCGCTGCGGGAGTCACTGCGATGA
- the hisH gene encoding imidazole glycerol phosphate synthase subunit HisH, protein MRVTLFDYGAGNLHSLAKALATAPGAEVRVQEDPLRALDTDVLVLPGVGAFGAAMARLEPGREAMRAALEDGLPCLGICLGMQLLFEGSDEGAGVGLGYFQGQVTRLMARRVPEMGWNQVEDDRTLSSARLDTVYYAHSYVCRAADASWVTGWTTHEGDRFPAAVRKGNVVGVQFHPEKSSSAGVRFVQAFLQEVSR, encoded by the coding sequence ATGAGAGTCACCTTGTTCGACTACGGTGCGGGCAATCTCCACTCGTTGGCCAAGGCCCTGGCCACGGCGCCGGGCGCGGAGGTGCGCGTGCAGGAGGATCCGCTGCGCGCGCTGGACACCGACGTGCTGGTGTTGCCGGGTGTCGGGGCCTTCGGCGCCGCGATGGCCCGGCTCGAGCCAGGACGGGAGGCCATGCGAGCGGCACTGGAGGACGGCTTGCCGTGCCTGGGCATCTGCCTGGGCATGCAGTTGCTGTTCGAGGGCAGCGATGAAGGTGCCGGCGTGGGGCTCGGGTACTTCCAGGGGCAGGTGACGCGGCTCATGGCGCGGCGCGTACCGGAGATGGGCTGGAACCAAGTGGAGGATGACCGCACGCTGTCCAGCGCGCGCCTGGACACGGTGTACTACGCGCACAGCTACGTCTGCCGCGCCGCGGACGCGTCGTGGGTGACGGGATGGACGACCCACGAGGGAGACCGATTCCCGGCGGCCGTTCGAAAGGGGAACGTGGTGGGCGTGCAGTTCCACCCGGAGAAGTCCTCCTCGGCGGGTGTGCGCTTCGTGCAGGCCTTCCTCCAGGAGGTGTCGCGGTGA
- a CDS encoding imidazoleglycerol-phosphate dehydratase, whose product MTTVIRETKETQVHVELAPGKGATQVDTGLKFFDHMLATFARYAGLDLTLRARGDLTHHIMEDVAITLGTAVQQVIPATAARFAERTIPMDDALVQACLDAGGRFYYQGPLKNRLYEHWMRSFSEHARVTLHLRVLRGKDSHHATEAAFKALGLALRDAMVDSGSVFSMKGSVSLEVK is encoded by the coding sequence ATGACCACTGTCATTCGAGAGACGAAGGAGACGCAGGTCCACGTGGAGCTGGCGCCAGGCAAGGGCGCCACGCAGGTGGACACGGGCCTGAAGTTCTTTGACCACATGCTGGCCACGTTCGCGCGGTACGCGGGGCTGGACCTCACGTTGCGCGCGCGCGGTGACCTCACCCACCACATCATGGAGGACGTGGCGATCACGCTGGGCACCGCGGTGCAGCAGGTGATTCCCGCCACGGCGGCGCGGTTCGCCGAGCGCACCATCCCCATGGACGACGCGCTGGTGCAGGCCTGCCTGGATGCCGGAGGCCGCTTCTACTACCAGGGCCCGTTGAAGAACCGGCTCTACGAGCACTGGATGCGCTCCTTCAGCGAGCACGCCCGGGTGACGCTGCACCTGCGGGTGCTGCGCGGCAAGGACAGCCACCATGCGACGGAGGCCGCGTTCAAGGCGCTGGGGCTCGCGTTGCGCGACGCCATGGTGGACTCGGGGTCGGTGTTCAGCATGAAGGGCTCCGTGTCCCTGGAGGTGAAGTGA
- the hisF gene encoding imidazole glycerol phosphate synthase subunit HisF, translated as MMLTRRLVVCLDVKGGRVVKGVRFEGLRDVGDPVELARRYEAEGADEVTFLDISASAEERETLWELVQRTAEQLFIPLAVGGGVRTVEDVGRALRAGADKVSINSAAVAQPSLLTACAERFGSQCVVASIDAKREGERWRVYTHGGKKPTDLDAVAWARECVARGAGEVLLTSIDRDGARQGYDLALTRAVSDVVDVPVIASGGAGSAGHVRDAFQVGGADAALVAGILHDGLTTVGAIKTLLRESGLHIRSVT; from the coding sequence GTGATGCTGACGCGGCGGCTCGTCGTCTGTCTGGACGTGAAGGGCGGTCGGGTGGTGAAGGGCGTACGGTTCGAGGGCCTCCGCGACGTGGGGGATCCGGTCGAGCTGGCCCGGCGCTACGAAGCGGAAGGGGCCGATGAGGTGACGTTCCTCGACATCTCCGCGAGCGCGGAGGAGCGGGAGACGTTGTGGGAGTTGGTCCAGCGCACCGCGGAGCAGCTCTTCATCCCACTGGCGGTCGGTGGCGGCGTGCGCACGGTGGAGGACGTGGGCCGGGCGCTTCGAGCGGGCGCGGACAAGGTGAGCATCAACTCGGCGGCGGTGGCCCAGCCCTCGCTGCTCACCGCGTGCGCGGAGCGCTTCGGCTCACAATGCGTCGTCGCCAGCATCGACGCGAAACGGGAAGGCGAGCGTTGGCGCGTCTACACGCATGGGGGCAAGAAGCCCACGGACCTGGACGCGGTGGCGTGGGCTCGCGAGTGCGTGGCGCGTGGGGCAGGGGAGGTGTTGTTGACGAGCATCGACCGGGATGGCGCGCGCCAGGGCTACGACCTGGCACTCACCCGGGCGGTGTCGGACGTGGTGGACGTGCCGGTCATCGCCTCGGGCGGGGCGGGGAGCGCGGGACATGTTCGGGATGCCTTCCAAGTGGGCGGCGCGGACGCGGCCCTGGTCGCGGGCATCCTGCACGATGGCCTCACCACCGTGGGCGCCATCAAGACGCTGCTCCGTGAGAGCGGCCTTCACATTCGGAGCGTGACATGA
- the hisN gene encoding histidinol-phosphatase, with amino-acid sequence MTDAATLMQAAAEVARTAGDVALGFFRAGVSVDTKSDGSPVTVADRTAESRAREWLEARFPQDGILGEEFGETRPGAKRRWILDPIDGTKTFIRGVPLWGTLVALAEGDSILVGAAYFPAVGELLVAAPGQGCFWNDKPARVSSQADLARAVVLSTDERFPVYPERGAAWRALAKDAAVDRTWGDCYGYLLVATGRAEVMVDELLSPWDAAALQPIIDEAGGVFTDWTGKRTAFGGNGIATNAALAGLVRQRLGAVEPRG; translated from the coding sequence ATGACGGACGCAGCAACGCTGATGCAGGCGGCGGCGGAAGTGGCGCGGACGGCCGGAGACGTGGCGCTGGGCTTCTTCCGCGCGGGTGTCTCGGTGGACACGAAGTCGGATGGCTCGCCGGTGACGGTGGCGGACCGCACGGCGGAGTCACGGGCACGCGAGTGGCTGGAGGCGCGCTTCCCCCAGGACGGCATCCTGGGCGAGGAGTTCGGCGAGACGCGGCCGGGCGCGAAGCGGCGGTGGATTCTGGACCCCATCGACGGGACCAAGACCTTCATCCGGGGCGTACCGCTGTGGGGCACGCTGGTGGCGCTGGCGGAGGGAGATTCCATCCTCGTCGGCGCCGCCTATTTCCCCGCGGTGGGGGAGCTGCTGGTGGCCGCGCCGGGGCAGGGCTGCTTCTGGAACGACAAGCCCGCGCGTGTGTCGTCGCAGGCGGACCTGGCCCGGGCCGTGGTGCTGTCCACGGATGAGCGCTTCCCCGTGTATCCGGAGCGAGGGGCCGCGTGGCGCGCGCTCGCGAAGGACGCGGCGGTGGACCGCACCTGGGGGGATTGTTACGGCTACTTGCTGGTGGCCACCGGGCGCGCGGAGGTGATGGTGGACGAGCTGCTGTCGCCCTGGGACGCCGCGGCCTTGCAACCCATCATCGACGAAGCCGGTGGCGTGTTCACCGACTGGACGGGAAAGCGCACCGCCTTCGGAGGCAACGGCATCGCGACGAACGCGGCGCTGGCGGGGCTGGTTCGACAGCGGCTGGGCGCCGTGGAGCCACGCGGATGA
- the hisIE gene encoding bifunctional phosphoribosyl-AMP cyclohydrolase/phosphoribosyl-ATP diphosphatase HisIE, protein MINLDALDFSKGNGTVTVVTQDARTGDVLMVAHADREALERTLASGEMHYRSRTRGPWHKGATSGNVQRVVSLHADCDGDAVLARVAPAGPACHTGEETCFGPGRWDALAALDATLAQRAAPTPADTSPPSYTRRLLEDRNLRLKKLGEEAAELVTACADADPTRAVEEAADLLYHVLVAIRPLGLTLDDVKSILARRASR, encoded by the coding sequence ATGATCAACCTGGACGCGCTCGACTTCTCGAAGGGCAACGGCACGGTGACGGTCGTGACACAGGACGCACGCACCGGCGATGTGTTGATGGTGGCCCACGCCGACCGTGAGGCGTTGGAGCGCACGCTCGCCTCCGGCGAAATGCACTACCGCTCCCGCACCCGCGGCCCCTGGCACAAGGGCGCCACCAGCGGGAACGTGCAGCGCGTGGTGTCGCTCCACGCGGACTGTGACGGGGACGCGGTGCTGGCACGCGTGGCGCCAGCGGGCCCCGCGTGTCACACCGGCGAGGAGACCTGCTTCGGACCCGGCAGGTGGGATGCACTGGCCGCGTTGGACGCCACGCTGGCGCAACGCGCCGCCCCCACGCCCGCTGACACCTCACCGCCGAGCTACACACGACGGCTGCTCGAAGACAGAAACCTGCGCTTGAAGAAGCTGGGAGAGGAGGCCGCGGAGCTGGTGACCGCGTGCGCGGATGCGGATCCAACGCGCGCGGTAGAGGAGGCCGCCGACCTGCTCTACCACGTGCTCGTCGCCATCCGTCCCCTGGGGCTCACGCTGGACGACGTCAAATCCATCCTCGCGCGTCGGGCCTCGCGCTGA
- a CDS encoding DofB protein, whose product MTLLFAQVQEASARLNSKLIYIASVSAKSKVPDANDRNILNQFLLDGRRTWMEQAWLIYEGSDLQHNLQRVIISGVLILTRTFDNFLSVAKSGDSIIKDVSAVLKKDATPLFAMAKERGLLVS is encoded by the coding sequence ATGACGCTGTTGTTCGCCCAGGTGCAGGAAGCGTCGGCGCGTCTCAACTCGAAGCTCATCTACATCGCGTCGGTGAGTGCGAAGTCGAAGGTTCCCGACGCGAATGATCGCAACATCCTCAACCAGTTCCTCCTGGATGGCCGTCGCACCTGGATGGAGCAGGCGTGGCTCATCTATGAGGGCTCCGACCTGCAGCACAACCTGCAGCGGGTCATCATCTCTGGCGTGCTCATCCTGACGCGCACCTTCGACAACTTCCTGTCGGTGGCGAAGTCGGGAGACTCCATCATCAAGGACGTCAGCGCGGTGTTGAAGAAGGACGCCACGCCGCTCTTCGCCATGGCGAAGGAGCGCGGCCTCCTCGTGAGCTGA
- the lpdA gene encoding dihydrolipoyl dehydrogenase: MAETFDVVIIGSGPGGYVGAIRAGQLGLKTAIIEKDKRLGGTCLHRGCIPTKSLLWTAELFHHVREAADFGIDVSSPTINWPNAMKHKDKIVTKGANGIDFLMKKNKVTVIKGHGRIAGKNKVEVTAEDGSKQVLDAKNIILATGSVPKSLPNVPVDHKRVLNSDSILQIDRVPKSIIVLGAGAVGCEFASVFNHVGSKTAIVEYLPALLPIEDADISKELEKIFKRRGIDVHTGSAVEKVEHTADGVRVTMKVGNETKTLEAEILLSAVGRSPVTEDVGLDKTSIKAERGYIKVDSMLRTSEPNVYAVGDIIPTPMLAHMASAECVVAVEHIAGKNPQPINYDLTPSATYCYPEVASVGLTEKKAKERGYDVKVGIAPFAAVTKSAISNESTGMVKIVSDKKYDEVLGVHLIGPHATELLAEACVALKLEITTEELANTVHAHPTLSEIMHEGAEATLGHPRHF; this comes from the coding sequence GTGGCTGAGACGTTCGACGTGGTGATCATCGGCTCGGGTCCTGGCGGCTACGTGGGAGCCATTCGCGCGGGTCAGCTCGGCCTGAAGACGGCCATCATCGAGAAGGACAAGCGGCTGGGCGGCACCTGCCTCCACCGCGGCTGCATCCCGACCAAGTCCCTGCTGTGGACCGCGGAGCTCTTCCACCACGTCCGCGAGGCGGCCGACTTCGGCATTGATGTGAGCAGCCCGACCATCAACTGGCCGAACGCGATGAAGCACAAGGACAAGATCGTCACCAAGGGTGCCAACGGCATCGACTTCTTGATGAAGAAGAACAAGGTGACGGTCATCAAGGGCCACGGCCGCATCGCGGGCAAGAACAAGGTCGAGGTCACCGCCGAGGACGGCTCCAAGCAGGTCCTGGACGCGAAGAACATCATCCTCGCCACGGGCTCGGTGCCCAAGTCCCTGCCCAACGTTCCGGTGGACCACAAGCGGGTCCTGAACAGCGACTCCATCCTGCAGATCGACCGCGTTCCCAAGAGCATCATCGTCCTGGGCGCCGGCGCGGTCGGCTGCGAGTTCGCCTCCGTGTTCAACCACGTGGGCAGCAAGACGGCCATCGTGGAGTACCTGCCCGCGCTGCTCCCCATCGAGGACGCGGACATCTCCAAGGAGCTGGAGAAGATCTTCAAGCGCCGCGGCATCGACGTGCACACCGGCTCCGCGGTGGAGAAGGTGGAGCACACGGCGGACGGCGTGCGCGTCACGATGAAGGTCGGCAACGAGACCAAGACGCTGGAGGCGGAGATCCTCCTGTCGGCGGTGGGCCGCTCGCCCGTCACCGAGGACGTCGGTCTGGACAAGACGAGCATCAAGGCCGAGCGCGGCTACATCAAGGTCGACTCGATGCTCCGCACCTCGGAGCCCAACGTGTACGCCGTGGGCGACATCATCCCCACGCCGATGCTGGCCCACATGGCGAGCGCGGAGTGCGTGGTGGCGGTGGAGCACATCGCGGGGAAGAACCCGCAGCCCATCAACTACGACCTGACCCCGTCGGCCACGTACTGCTACCCCGAGGTCGCCTCGGTGGGCCTGACGGAGAAGAAGGCCAAGGAGCGCGGTTACGACGTGAAGGTGGGCATCGCGCCCTTCGCGGCGGTGACCAAGTCGGCCATCTCCAACGAGTCCACGGGCATGGTGAAGATCGTCTCGGACAAGAAGTACGACGAGGTCCTGGGCGTGCACCTCATCGGCCCGCATGCCACGGAGCTCCTGGCCGAGGCGTGTGTCGCGCTGAAGCTGGAGATCACCACCGAGGAGCTGGCGAACACCGTCCACGCGCACCCGACGCTGTCGGAGATCATGCACGAGGGCGCCGAGGCCACGCTGGGCCACCCGCGTCACTTCTGA